The sequence ttcaaactaattttttaatgtgtaacaTACAAGTTAGAACGAGTTTTTAgtcatttaaagattttaaattgttttacatttttaaataattttttacagttgtaCAACAGCTTTTGTGTGTTCACTGTTGCAAGTTTCATTTGAGTGCTGTCTTGCATTTCATAACTTATGTACTTATCAAATcacatatattttgttaaaaacgtcTGATCAAATATTGTTTAGTGATAGTGAAACACAGTTTGATCCGGTTGTAGGAAAAAAAGAATGCAGATGGCACATTTATCCACACTTTCTCTGAAAGATAATTGTCATGAATGAAACTTTATAAACCTTTAGAGTACAAGAAAAAACATggaataacataaagaaaaaaaataagaaaaaagcattGGGCAAACCGTGACTGTAGGTAAACTAAAAAGCAATCTGAATAATTTACAAGTTAAAGGTAAAAggtttattggaaaaatattacagaaaattaaaaaaaattaaatgtaaaaaaaagagaaaaaaattttgaacatattttagaGGAATCTGAAAACCCTACCATCGAGCAAATATTAGGTGCACTTAGCATTTGTTGAAATAATGTTCAGAAGGGCGAAGAATTTGCAGAAGTAAATATTCCTATACAGTCATCTTCATTGCAATCATCGTAAACatcaacaacaaataatcattaataacaacCAATTCAGTAGTTCTTCATTATTATCGTCATTCACTaataaaggtaaagaaaaaaattattagaaaaagaaattgagATCCTATGAAACAAAAAAGTCTATTCCATTACTGTCAACCAAGTTGCAGCAACTGATTCTTATTGACTTATAATACTTAACAACATCCTACACTACACTTTtcagaaaaacataatatatgagaggcagctgaaatgtaatgcTCAACTGAAACATAACAGGAGAACAAAATGTTGCACAGAGACAACTGTTgacatcttgtagtttcattcctcTAGTACCAACATTCCAAAACATGTTGACCCACaccctctcattttctgtcagtcgTCAAAGTTATGGAGTTGAGAATGGTCAACATTTCTGAAACAATACACAATAAGTGAATTCAATGgtggaatgagaaaactggttcaccatTGGGAGAAATATATAGCTGTAAATGATGACTAGCTGGAAAATAAGTgagcttttgtaaaaaaaaaatataaatttatggcatatttgtttcatttgactatctcTTTTTATTTCTGAGTTATGTGCGTTACATTTCAATCACCCCATCATAATGTTCTATAAAACTCCTTTTCAGTGTTGTTCACTTACAATGACATACTTTGCtagtatttttctaattctttaataaaacaactGTAATTGTACAATAAGATTTCACTTTGGCAATGATTTACTGTAAATGATTAGAAACCTTTCTAAAgtgataatgaatttatatttccagtcaatgaaattattttttatttttgctgatcTAAAGACCAAAGACTGTAGCAATtgattacaataacaaaaatgcaGTTAATGATTTAAGATCACAACATACAAacaagatttaataatatttgatggAACCCAAGATAGTCATAATAATTCAGTTACGGGCAAGTTAATGAGTCATAATTTTGTCAGAATTAATCAGCACTTTTACCGTTAACATCTAATGCCATATCTTTTTTTTCCAATTGTCTAATGAACTAATGCTAGTAAAGAAACATTTACCCTCTTAGGGTTAACATTGAAAATATAGCACATTTTCCTACAATCATAAAAGGAAGAAAATCATAAATAGGGTAGTTCACTTTGTTTTTCACTCACTTCCCTTAACATGCGATATggaattaaaagaaagttttgaaaACTGATTTGTGCCACGATTCTAATTTTATACTATAGTCTCTCCAGTCTTCGACAAttacagaacttttttttaagatcttggggaaaagttttaaatatcatCTTTGTGTATGATTTAGCATCAATCTAATTTTACCCTCGGTGGTAACAATTTCTCTTTCAATGTAGTTTACATTATGTTGCAacatagacaaaaaaatatataaaaaattatgaattaaagttCACTAATACAGTACactataaaacttataaaaaaaaaagccaatatAAATTAGAATGTACATTAAATTCTGTTCATGGAATGACAGTACAGCAACGTTACAGAAGAGCACCATAACTTGTCATTATCACATGCCATGGTAACAAGATTTCTTAGAAATTCTATTGAATCAatgattaagaaatattttggttgtcttatttccttttttttttgtttagcctctggaaccactataaggtattacttcacaagatatgtatgaatgtaaatgaaatgtaatcttgtacagtctcaggtcgactgttcccgagatgtgtgattaattgaaacccaaccaccaaagaacaccggtgtccactgcctttactaggatctgaaccttagaactctcaactttgaaatcagctgatttgcgatgacgaattcactaTTAGACTGGCCCTATGgctttgcaataaaatttaattttagttgggCCTCTATAAAGAAAAGAgtagaaataaatcaaaatgcaGTTTGGAAGTagcctattaaataaattttacaaaatcgcaAAAGGTAACTTGTTAATAgcatacatttgtaattttttttaaaaattgcctcaggttattagaaattttaattatcaaagcTCAGTATCATCACTATAccatataagaaaaaatcaaaatacaaaaagattttgTGTAATCAActatacaattttcattaaatatattctttacataaaatttattcttactgTTAATTAACAACCCAttaatgttaatgaataaaatcaattacttttatgtgaacaattaattaaatttaactaatgtttgcagtaaattaaataagtcggttaacatttttgttttattttcttaattttacctcatatcaataaaattatttaaatgttcaaaaCAATTAGAACCCCTATTTGAGAAACAACCTTAATGTCAGTTTTTGTACACAGACATGGCTTAcaacatattttacttaagttttttgtttcatttattttaataaattcattttttccttttaaattctcAACATTGATTAATCACTAGTTTATAACTGAAAATGCATATGACTCTTATTAATCTaacattctaaataatattaacaactcTACATTAAACTTACTTGATCGACCAAAGCGTCTTCTAATTTAAGCATATTGTACACTGTGTCCCCAGATACTTTCCCAAATATTGTATGCTTCCCTTGAAGTTCTGGAGTAGCACCCATTGTAAAAAAGAACTGAGAACCGTTATCATCTTTACCAGCATTTGCCATAGCGACCAAACCACGCCGATTAAATCGCAACCTTGAATGGATCTcatcctatttaaaaataaaaattttaataataaaatatttttattatttatgaagaaaataaaattatcaacataattgtcccaaaatttaacaaaaataatgcaatttgATCAATTACTAATCAGAATATTCAGTTTcagttataaagaataaaaattattataaagaatataaatgaaataaaaattaatttatacatctaTAAATGTTTGAAGATTTTACAGACGTTACATTTCTGTTAATCGTCCCCTGCTATGAAATCCTTTCCTTTTCaagttataacaatttttcattttgaaaataagtaaacttATTTACTGAGAGACCAACAATCACTAACATCACATAaagtttgttcaaattttttcaagttgGGAGAAGATgataacaaaaagatttacataaataGCTGTCCAACTTGTGCCACAAGCTTGTGCCAAATAGCTGTGCATTTTCTATGCCACTGTTATACTTGTTGAGATTCGGCATGCCTCCAATCTTTCAACAGTTTGAATACACGGACCAGATATTAGATCTATAAAATTTCCAAtgcaattaattgtaaaatttgataCTCTTTATGATTGCATAAACCCATCATAAGAGCATAACTTGTAGGGCAGTCTTGTTCCCAAGGCTCTCTGATTGCAAACAACGTATCACGcaacaataataatgaagataTCAGGCTACAATTTGGAATCACaaataggaaaacattttttgttgccTCCTTATTCTGCCAAACACCCGCAGATGAACCGATGATAGCCTTGTgacattatatataaacattttttttctaaacagcaCCTCATCTATTTCAACATCTTCACTTGGACCTCTGATAACCATAAGACTCGCTAACAATTTAGAAGCACAAATCAGTTAACAGTCATGTTATGATCAAGACCAAGTTCTGTTTCACAGAAATGAAAATGACAATCACTGTGAATTGAATGGAACTGCACATCAACATGACATGTATCTTtacaacattaaaacattttctttcctCCTCTATAACTAAGATCGTTTAATGATTTTCATTGCACTTCTGTTCATAGTAAGATTGAGCTGTTGCAAAAATCTTATGACATTAATCAAGTTTGAAAATTgttgattttcaatttaaaaataaattgaccatttcatcaatttatttttaatttaaacatttaacattttctagCAATAGagaattacacattttttgatgTTTGCTACTAAAattaaccaataaattttttaaatgtttaccattaaaaatatcattaattttctaaattaactacCACCtcaagataattaataatttagctttaataattagattaataaataaattagctcACTAATAAAAGCAACAGATTCGGCAGAAGTGTTAATCCAGAGTTGGATTATTTGTTCTTCTCTATGTTTCCTGCTTTTTCTCCTTCTGTAGAAGGATGtgtggaagattaaaaaaaatgtaataatatataaaatatagacaaTTGAGGTTGTAGGatgtagtttcataatttatttattagtacagaAAAGAAAAGTATGGAGAAgagtattaaattaatcaaatgatatgagcaaaaacttactttaaaaggTGCACCATAAATTGATTCTCCACCAGTACCAGTGCCAGTTGGATCTCCTCCTTGAACAATAAATCCTTTGACAACTCTGTGAAATATTGTTCCATTGTAATATCCTTCTAAACACAATTGTACAAAATTGCGGCATGCTTTTGGCGTTTCTTTGGACCATAATTCTATATCTAGATCACCAACTGTTgtcttaaataaaatctaaaaaataaaaaaatccttaaaaaaaatatttagttaataaattatggaattaaatattctttcttagcaaattttattttgactgatGCATACAATCTCATAAGGAGATCAGCTTATGAAACGGTTTAGCattcaattttaacttaaatgttcAATTAAACAAGGATATATTTAAGAACTTATTACACAAGTACAATTGgcttactgtatttattattttaaaataaatgttaacatttatagtttttaatgaaaatgaagttaACTATTGTCTAATGAAATAGTAATGCACTGTGAAATCATTTATAcaacagtaaaaaatgaaatattaaggcAGCAACGTTTGGAGTAAAAACTCCAATCGGTGTAAAACTGTCTTAGAAAGACAATGtttcaaacaaagaataaaaaggtaaataagaaaaatgagcATCTTATAAGTcacagaaaaattcaaaatcagttaattaaaaaggGTAACAATATTTAAACCATAACCtctgtaattcataaaatattcctgataaaaattttaccagACTATAACAAGGCTCCCTACAACTTAGTTAACAAAACTAATAACTCCCTGCAactaaattgataatttaaatttaaaactcaatCATTAAATCTTCTATCTCTCATTACATTAGGTTATAAATTATAGGACTGATAATAAATCTTGTCTCTTTTGCTTTACACTCTTCCTTGTTAGGAAATATCACCGGCtgtctataatttttcaaaatatagtacttaattaataagttatctattataattatctaagtttttttcatcattataacttattttttataactctacgtgtaaaaaacttaattagtTACATGTCaatattattatctgaaaggtaattaccggatgctaaacagaaaagaaagaagttacaTTTCaatacaacttatttaaaattacctttcCACTAGTCGGTGGTTCTTGTACGTATATACTACTCATTTCGAATATTAACTACGATAAAAATACTTGATAAACTAACTGATCTGTCAGAACTACGATTGAGATCTCTGAGGCCAATTGTCACATGCATAAAACTGTCTAGTATAAAAAGCTACAAAATAACAACATAACCTATAACTTATCGCAAACATAAACAACTGATCACTTCACTACGACAGCGCCTCCGACGTCTGAATTAAACATATTGAAAATTAGGTTATGTTTAATGTTGTGCTACGTAAGTATGTTGTAGATTTTAAATGTTGTAATGTAAGTATTTATcattgtttacaatttaatttatttaaaacgcaCAGGAAAATAGTGGTTGATTCTAATGTTTATTGTTAGTTATCTGCAGTCATCTGTTTATCGGATCCTGAACAGTTATGTTCCAGTTTTCGTGTCGCTAATAATCAAGTACTGTATAACGAAGTAAATCTagtgagtatatatatttatatatattcgccgaaaaaatatttatagaatatgaGGAAGTATCGCCAGTTAGTACTAGTGTTAATTACTTTGGCTAGTTTATGTACTTTGTTAATGTATAGACATGAATACTTAaaacttagatatgttttagaagtattaaatttttttgggaaCCCGCAAGCAAATATTAACGACTGTTTAGTTTTGAATGAAACTTATACGacagacaataaaaataaacttttatttgttaatccATCACCCTCGTGGTTAAAACTTGGTTCACATTTTGTGTATTCTGCATTTTGGGAGTTTGAGAGTGGAAAACATCATGTAAGAACATTAGCTATCGGTCCGCCTTCAGCGTTTACAGATATCGAATGTCACATTTGGTTTGATCAAGGTGAGTTGTTATTTTCTGAGATGGGGAAATTTggatattctgttaaaaatattcagaGAGATAGTTCATATaaagattcaaaattaaaaatatatgaactttATTGTGAACTTATAGAGAATTCTGTTGTGGGTCGCCCTCATGGAGTAATATTTGTTCAGAAGAagccaaaaataaatttgaagacatTTGTTCCTATTTACAACACTTTAACTGAACATAATGTTCGAAATCATTCCGCTATGTGCGTTAAAGCAGATGCTTCAGGCGTTTCAAAATCAACTATTGTTGAATTTATTAGTTATCATCTTATAATTGgtataactgattttattatctATGATACTGGTTTACATCACAATATACTCACTACTTTACAAACACTTCCTGGAGTAAGCGGATTTAGCCGAACAACTGTAGCTCTTAATTGGAATTTTCCATTTGAAGATGCTGATTTACAAGATGCCATCATGGAAATGGATTGTATGGGAAGAACAAGTGGAAAAGTTGAGTTAGTTATGTTATTAGATTGGGATGAATACATTGTGCCAAAATCTACTCATAACATTTATAAGATGGTACATACCATTGAACCAACTATGACCACTGAATTTGAAGTTGCAACAGTTATTTGTTGCACTGATATTAAAGATGATAAAAGTTCTGATAAGTCATGGCCTGTATCTTTAAGAAAAACTCAGTGTATGCctctgatgaaaaaaattaaaatgttatataatccTAAAAAAGGAGATGTAAGAAAACAACAGTTTCCTCCTGATGTTggtgaaatatttgtttacagaTTTTGTAAAGGTTTAAAGAAAACTGTTACTAAATATGATCCAGTTATGGCACAATTTTTAGGAGATCTAATGACTAGTAAATTGCTTAGATTAAGAAAGTCTGGTATTTTTTTGAACAGTAGTTAGGAACTTCTGTGACTGTATTGAGATTATTTACTAGCttacttaatttcaaattaatgtaacattgttattagtgataaattaaaatttttctactggcatattagttttttttttgttaaagttttgaTGTCTTAGACAAGTAagtattatataaagtttttaaatactgctgtttatagaaatataatttagttttatgataTAGGAACACTCCATTTATAAgacagacatttaaaaaaagtttttttttgctatattgattgttgttatattgtttttgtctCTTAATTGTACCAAAACTAAACATAATTGAGAGgagatattttagtaaaaatatctgatttaaaagtacgtttataaatagtatttgttTACAAGATAGTAGTTAGACCTAGTTGACATTCCAAACAAAATCATTAATGACACATGTTTGTTTAAAccagattttatttatatccaaATTAAAGTGAtagttattagaataaaatataataatagtaaagctTGATCGATTGATTATTTACCGCATAAATGGTGTATTCTTTAAcaaatgaatgattatttttagtaaatagtgTGAAAGCTATTACCATTGATGTATAAACACGGATTTTGCATGACAGGGAAAAAATACAGCTGAATGTAGTCGGATCCAATCTGTATTCCTGCCGTTTATGAATTTTGAAGCCACACTGCTCTAAAGCATAGACAAACAATAGTAATCTTTTTCATtggatgtgtttttatttttgttactaaaacttttaataactaattaaaaaatcctGGAATAGTATCATATAtgtatttaatctttttgttgtaatttttctaaaatgttatcaTGATAATGTAAGGAGGGGAAACTTCCCTGTAACTCATATGTTGGTCATAGAATATACAGAAAAGATTCTTTTAAAGTATTAAGTTGTAGCTAATGAAACTAGGGAATTTAGGAAGacaattgaagaaaaattgttaGCTTTATATAAGCaaatgtaaatcaatttttttaattttttatttacagcttgttcagttatatttaataaattacagctaatttacagtttaaaacaaaagaaagtaaaaactaatttaaacgttttataaaaaaaattgtgttaatgcTATTCAAAAAGTGAACAGTGTTTTTTCCTTCTAGCTTTActgagtttttctttttcataagtttgttttgtaatgattttgttttatttatttttactttatttttttaattatttgacactTAGTATGGTGATCTCATTATTTTACAGTGCTGCACAGAGAATTTT comes from Lycorma delicatula isolate Av1 chromosome 3, ASM4794821v1, whole genome shotgun sequence and encodes:
- the LOC142321369 gene encoding uncharacterized protein LOC142321369, producing MRKYRQLVLVLITLASLCTLLMYRHEYLKLRYVLEVLNFFGNPQANINDCLVLNETYTTDNKNKLLFVNPSPSWLKLGSHFVYSAFWEFESGKHHVRTLAIGPPSAFTDIECHIWFDQGELLFSEMGKFGYSVKNIQRDSSYKDSKLKIYELYCELIENSVVGRPHGVIFVQKKPKINLKTFVPIYNTLTEHNVRNHSAMCVKADASGVSKSTIVEFISYHLIIGITDFIIYDTGLHHNILTTLQTLPGVSGFSRTTVALNWNFPFEDADLQDAIMEMDCMGRTSGKVELVMLLDWDEYIVPKSTHNIYKMVHTIEPTMTTEFEVATVICCTDIKDDKSSDKSWPVSLRKTQCMPLMKKIKMLYNPKKGDVRKQQFPPDVGEIFVYRFCKGLKKTVTKYDPVMAQFLGDLMTSKLLRLRKSGIFLNSS